From Rhodobium gokarnense, the proteins below share one genomic window:
- a CDS encoding NADH-quinone oxidoreductase subunit D, whose amino-acid sequence MALFELDRSQYPETRADGSLDIDLTSGKYLKLWQGPQHPGITGNMSVELTVCGDEVVEGRTHVGYLHRGFEKLMERRTFIQCFPIVCRICVPEPDFNEYCYAAAVEELAGLEVPERAHWIRTLILEMGRINSYMMYLGGQAGAFGMGVIGQWATYVRDLMLDRFEEMTGARIYHMFILPGGVRDGLPEGFAVRMEETLQEVERALKDINDVMYCNAVFKKRTVGVGVIEPEMIEPYGVTGPNARAAGVAKDVRKDQPYLVYPELDFEPVVGKVSDIYTRADVRRRDVHVSIDLIRQILSKMPKDGPVMSRLPNVLNWKIPQGETYIRGECSRGEYGYYLVTDGSGYPRRVNVRGPSYTHAMALLEKLIVNANISDVAGLMVSLHTYPPEIER is encoded by the coding sequence ATGGCGCTTTTCGAACTCGACCGCAGCCAATATCCGGAAACGAGAGCCGACGGCAGTCTCGACATCGACCTTACCTCCGGCAAATACCTGAAGCTCTGGCAGGGGCCGCAGCACCCCGGCATCACCGGCAATATGTCGGTGGAGCTGACCGTGTGCGGCGACGAGGTCGTCGAGGGGCGGACCCATGTGGGCTATCTGCATCGCGGCTTCGAGAAACTCATGGAGCGGCGCACCTTCATCCAGTGCTTCCCGATCGTCTGCCGCATCTGCGTGCCGGAGCCGGACTTCAACGAATATTGCTACGCTGCGGCCGTCGAGGAACTGGCGGGCCTGGAAGTGCCGGAACGGGCGCACTGGATCCGCACGCTGATCCTGGAGATGGGCCGCATCAACAGCTACATGATGTATCTCGGCGGTCAGGCCGGCGCCTTCGGCATGGGCGTCATCGGCCAGTGGGCGACCTATGTCCGCGACCTGATGCTCGACCGGTTCGAGGAAATGACCGGGGCGCGCATCTACCACATGTTCATCCTGCCCGGCGGCGTCCGCGACGGCCTGCCGGAAGGCTTTGCAGTGCGCATGGAGGAAACGCTTCAAGAGGTCGAACGGGCCCTGAAAGACATCAACGACGTGATGTACTGCAATGCCGTCTTCAAGAAGCGCACGGTCGGGGTCGGCGTCATAGAGCCGGAGATGATCGAGCCCTACGGCGTCACCGGCCCGAACGCGCGGGCGGCGGGCGTTGCCAAGGACGTGCGCAAGGACCAGCCCTATCTGGTCTATCCGGAACTCGACTTCGAGCCGGTCGTCGGAAAAGTCTCCGACATCTACACGAGGGCCGACGTCCGCCGCCGCGACGTCCACGTCTCCATCGACCTGATCCGGCAGATTCTTTCAAAAATGCCGAAGGACGGGCCGGTGATGTCGAGGCTCCCGAACGTCCTCAACTGGAAGATCCCGCAAGGCGAGACCTATATCCGCGGCGAGTGCTCGCGCGGCGAATACGGCTACTATCTCGTCACCGACGGCTCCGGCTATCCGCGCCGGGTCAATGTGCGCGGGCCGTCCTACACCCACGCGATGGCCTTGCTCGAAAAGCTGATCGTCAACGCCAACATTTCCGACGTCGCCGGGCTGATGGTGTCGCTGCACACCTATCCGCCAGAAATCGAGCGCTAG
- a CDS encoding MurR/RpiR family transcriptional regulator produces the protein MVSEGPSRAQENRDVGPPRRIDYRIFDVYSELPDTQKRLADAVLECRGSFASYSAAELARMADVSKATAARFFRRLGYDSYEAARIEARETPHWGSPLYDDSHAAKEPEARPEPASALADHFQRDIDNLSATRSFLSEADIAAAVERLATAQTVWVVGFRNSFALAHYARGLLLNVRGGIRQMPSQAFDLAEDMAGIGKNDLVLVVGFRRWPRMLSGILALLSARGIPTVLITDKTAPGTELPADITLRCQNRGAGMFDSYAAGISLLNYLVTQVGEALGGKARKHLEEVEDLHDALGDI, from the coding sequence ATGGTTTCAGAGGGCCCCTCACGGGCACAGGAAAACAGAGACGTCGGCCCGCCGCGGCGCATCGACTACCGCATCTTCGACGTCTATTCGGAGCTGCCCGACACCCAGAAGCGCCTCGCCGACGCCGTGCTGGAATGCCGCGGCAGCTTTGCCAGCTATTCCGCCGCCGAGCTCGCCCGCATGGCGGACGTTTCCAAGGCGACCGCGGCGCGCTTCTTTCGCCGGCTCGGCTACGACAGCTACGAAGCGGCCCGCATCGAGGCCCGCGAGACGCCGCACTGGGGCTCTCCGCTCTACGACGACAGCCACGCCGCGAAGGAGCCGGAAGCGCGCCCGGAACCGGCCTCGGCGCTCGCCGACCATTTCCAACGCGACATCGACAATCTGAGCGCCACCCGCTCCTTCTTGTCAGAGGCCGACATCGCCGCCGCCGTGGAACGGCTGGCGACGGCGCAAACGGTCTGGGTCGTCGGGTTCAGGAACAGCTTCGCCCTCGCCCACTACGCCCGCGGGCTCCTCCTCAACGTGCGCGGCGGCATCCGCCAGATGCCGAGCCAGGCCTTCGACCTCGCCGAGGACATGGCCGGCATCGGCAAAAACGATCTGGTGCTGGTGGTCGGGTTCCGGCGCTGGCCGCGCATGCTCTCCGGCATCCTGGCGCTGCTATCGGCGCGCGGTATCCCGACCGTCCTGATCACCGACAAGACGGCACCCGGCACGGAACTGCCGGCCGACATCACGCTGCGCTGCCAGAACCGCGGCGCCGGCATGTTCGATTCCTACGCCGCCGGCATCAGCCTGTTGAATTACCTCGTCACACAGGTCGGCGAGGCGCTCGGCGGCAAGGCGCGGAAGCATCTGGAAGAGGTCGAGGACCTCCACGACGCGCTCGGGGATATCTGA
- a CDS encoding NADH-quinone oxidoreductase subunit C: MKDLIDRLGTLFTLGDITEKRDDLAFVSVAPDLLRAVITHLRDVEGFSHLVLLTAVDWIEGGRFQLTYLVNNRTKACDIGLRVFIDREEATMAGIHDLWPTAATYQRELKEMFGIDFPGSPRIDEEFILEGWTDIPPYRRDFDTKKYAEETYFHRPGRETFDPATHMKDKLYPGEAS; this comes from the coding sequence ATGAAAGACCTCATCGACCGGCTGGGCACGCTTTTCACGCTCGGCGACATCACCGAAAAGCGCGACGACCTTGCCTTCGTCTCCGTCGCGCCGGACCTCCTTCGCGCCGTCATCACCCATTTGCGTGACGTGGAGGGTTTTTCTCATCTGGTGCTTTTGACCGCCGTCGACTGGATCGAGGGCGGCCGGTTCCAGCTCACCTATCTGGTCAACAACCGCACAAAGGCCTGCGATATCGGCCTTCGCGTCTTCATCGACCGCGAGGAGGCGACGATGGCGGGCATCCACGACCTCTGGCCGACGGCGGCGACCTACCAGCGCGAACTGAAGGAGATGTTCGGCATCGACTTTCCGGGGAGCCCGCGCATCGACGAGGAGTTCATCCTGGAAGGCTGGACCGACATCCCGCCCTACCGGCGCGACTTCGACACTAAGAAATACGCCGAGGAGACCTACTTCCATCGGCCGGGCCGGGAGACCTTCGATCCGGCGACGCACATGAAAGACAAACTCTATCCGGGCGAGGCCTCCTGA
- a CDS encoding N-carbamoyl-D-amino-acid hydrolase, producing MSRIVRVAAAQMGPVSKNDAKQKTVARMVALMREAHALGADLVVFPELALTAFFTKWYIADEAELEATYFETEMPGDVTRPLFETAAQLGIGFHLGYAEIAHEGGRKRRYNTAIVVDRTGRIVHKYRKVHLPGHEDYRPDYPIQDLEKMYFEVGDKGFRAFRHEGGVFGVIICNDRRWPESYRVLGLQGAEMILCGYNTCVHNPMAPEHDHLANFHNHLPMQAGAYQNGTWVVGVAKAGIEDGWAMVGQSAIISPTGEVVAMCSTDGDEIAFSRCDLDLTRRSKTAVFDFARHRRPEHYALITSTAGAVEPPDPEPAPANENRPLTKPDL from the coding sequence TTGTCGAGGATCGTCCGCGTCGCCGCCGCCCAGATGGGCCCGGTCTCCAAGAATGACGCAAAGCAGAAGACGGTCGCAAGGATGGTCGCGCTGATGCGCGAGGCCCACGCCCTCGGCGCCGACCTCGTCGTCTTCCCGGAACTGGCGCTGACCGCCTTCTTCACCAAGTGGTACATCGCCGACGAGGCGGAGCTGGAAGCCACCTATTTCGAGACGGAGATGCCGGGCGACGTCACGCGGCCGCTGTTTGAGACGGCTGCGCAACTCGGCATCGGCTTCCACCTCGGCTATGCCGAGATCGCCCATGAGGGTGGCCGCAAACGGCGCTACAACACGGCGATCGTCGTCGACCGCACCGGCCGCATCGTCCACAAATACCGCAAGGTGCACCTGCCGGGCCACGAGGACTACCGGCCGGACTACCCGATCCAGGACCTTGAGAAGATGTATTTCGAGGTCGGCGACAAGGGGTTCCGCGCCTTCCGCCACGAGGGCGGCGTCTTCGGCGTCATCATCTGCAACGACCGGCGCTGGCCGGAGAGCTACCGCGTGCTCGGCCTGCAGGGCGCGGAGATGATCCTGTGCGGCTACAACACCTGCGTTCATAATCCGATGGCGCCGGAGCACGACCATCTCGCCAATTTCCACAATCACCTGCCGATGCAGGCCGGCGCCTACCAGAACGGGACCTGGGTCGTCGGCGTTGCCAAGGCCGGCATCGAGGACGGCTGGGCAATGGTCGGCCAGAGCGCGATCATCTCGCCGACCGGCGAGGTCGTCGCCATGTGTTCCACCGACGGCGACGAGATCGCCTTTAGCCGCTGCGACCTCGACCTGACGCGGCGATCCAAGACCGCCGTCTTCGATTTCGCCCGCCACCGGCGGCCCGAACACTATGCGCTGATCACATCCACGGCCGGTGCCGTTGAGCCTCCGGACCCGGAGCCGGCGCCTGCCAACGAGAACCGGCCGCTGACGAAGCCGGACCTTTAA
- a CDS encoding proton-conducting transporter transmembrane domain-containing protein, whose protein sequence is MSPILIIAIGLGTAFLLAFLDNRLRATAYAITLAALAVMSWIAADWLLALSSGATGPVEIFTAGTKPPFAINLRMGLAEAALTLLITVTGLLAAVFLKEPMMRLGRRSMAVLLIATMSFAGIVLTRDIFNLFVFFELAVISTGGLVLLSDDARALSAGFKYLIVSQVISILLLIGIIFLYHAGGSLNIDDLAAASAAGNSTVLVKSGALAFFLLFIALVAELKPFPANGWALDIYESAHPAFSAIFSAAAGAASLYAVDKALLIGGPAWLPVATAIGLSTFVAANVLALSQTSDRRLLGYSSVAQIGLVFAVIGQKELLGDQYLFIAGGILLAHAVAKAGLYWLSGTLPERALTSWAELKHHPVLLFAFASFVAMLVGLPPFPGFYAKWQLAHALAADGRYLVLGLILLGALIEAGYLFRWFGYALKREAPAQQVDLSLHKIGVVLVAVAAGWGLGYLWGDLSGLGNVLTALPLLFALAFLALDWLPAKVKNAIAIAGLVAWFFVSYPDYDPLRLIFGVIILIGGAVILLASFETHGRRVGFYPSAMLMYAGLAMLIVAQNSFAFFAAWEILTLGSYFLILRGKKSEPHALSYVVFSLGGAFAILAGFALAAQGVQPFALANLADVSATFAPYVFILLAAGFMTKTAAIGLHIWLPGAHAEAETDVSPMVSGILLKAGLYGFFILLMTMGKTEFYGVELTYVLLWIGALSALLGNLMAIFQEDAKRLLAYSSIGQMGYALFGLALMNHLGWLMALMFVINHYVYKSMLFLSVGGIAKRTGTKLMYRMGGLITLMPLSFIAVLVGIIAMSGVPPLSGFGGRWIFYNAIMSSDDRLPMVVIFLSGPIAFLYLFRLIHTIFLGQLKDEHRRLKEAPFWIILPQMLFVAFLIGFAIFPGLALRRVDAYLGTFFPNHGLAWEGLTITSEYGYWSPVSIMIVVAAIFVVLLAWLVFLNHKAQKVKQFNIVFAAERPYRPETTHFAWNFFAPYRKAMGFLTEPLVTRFWGGITGTLHGTAELTRRFYTGDGQVYAFHFVGFVVIVYLLSMGVRP, encoded by the coding sequence GTGAGCCCGATCCTGATCATCGCCATCGGCCTCGGCACCGCGTTCCTGCTGGCCTTCCTCGACAACCGGCTGCGCGCCACGGCCTACGCCATCACGCTTGCGGCGCTCGCAGTCATGAGCTGGATCGCCGCCGACTGGCTGCTCGCCCTGTCCTCCGGCGCCACCGGCCCGGTCGAAATCTTCACCGCCGGCACCAAGCCGCCCTTTGCCATCAATCTGCGCATGGGGCTCGCCGAGGCCGCGCTGACGCTGCTGATCACGGTCACCGGGCTCCTTGCGGCCGTCTTCCTGAAAGAGCCGATGATGCGGCTCGGGCGGCGCTCGATGGCGGTGCTCCTGATCGCCACCATGTCGTTCGCCGGCATCGTGCTCACCCGCGACATCTTCAATCTCTTCGTCTTCTTTGAGCTCGCCGTCATCTCCACCGGTGGGCTGGTACTTCTCTCCGACGACGCCCGCGCGCTGTCTGCCGGCTTCAAATATCTGATCGTCTCGCAGGTGATCTCGATCCTGCTCCTTATCGGCATCATCTTCCTCTACCACGCCGGCGGATCGCTCAATATCGACGACCTCGCCGCGGCGTCCGCCGCCGGCAACTCGACGGTGCTCGTCAAGTCCGGCGCGCTCGCCTTCTTCCTGCTCTTCATTGCCCTCGTTGCCGAACTGAAGCCGTTCCCGGCGAATGGCTGGGCGCTCGATATCTACGAGTCCGCCCATCCGGCGTTCTCCGCGATCTTTTCGGCCGCCGCCGGTGCGGCGTCCCTCTATGCCGTCGACAAGGCGCTCCTCATCGGCGGGCCGGCCTGGCTGCCGGTGGCGACCGCCATCGGGCTTTCCACCTTCGTCGCCGCCAACGTTTTGGCGCTGTCCCAGACCAGCGACCGGCGGCTTCTCGGCTATTCGTCGGTGGCGCAGATCGGTCTTGTCTTCGCCGTCATCGGCCAAAAGGAACTCCTTGGCGACCAGTATCTGTTCATCGCCGGCGGTATCCTCCTTGCCCATGCCGTTGCCAAGGCCGGGCTCTACTGGCTCTCCGGCACGCTGCCGGAGCGCGCGCTGACCTCCTGGGCCGAGCTGAAGCACCATCCGGTGCTGCTCTTTGCCTTTGCCTCCTTCGTTGCCATGCTGGTCGGTCTGCCGCCGTTCCCGGGCTTCTACGCCAAGTGGCAGCTCGCCCACGCGCTCGCCGCCGACGGCCGCTACCTGGTGCTCGGGCTGATCCTGCTCGGCGCCCTCATCGAGGCCGGCTACCTGTTCCGCTGGTTCGGCTATGCCCTGAAACGCGAGGCGCCGGCGCAGCAGGTCGACCTGTCGCTGCACAAGATCGGTGTGGTGCTGGTCGCCGTCGCCGCCGGTTGGGGCCTCGGTTACCTCTGGGGCGACCTTTCCGGCCTCGGCAATGTGCTGACGGCGCTGCCGCTGCTCTTCGCGCTCGCCTTCCTTGCGCTGGACTGGCTGCCGGCGAAGGTCAAGAACGCGATTGCGATTGCCGGCCTCGTCGCCTGGTTTTTTGTCAGCTACCCGGACTACGACCCGCTGCGGCTCATCTTCGGCGTCATCATCCTGATCGGCGGCGCGGTCATCCTGCTGGCAAGCTTCGAGACGCACGGCCGCCGCGTCGGCTTCTATCCGTCGGCGATGCTGATGTATGCCGGGCTCGCCATGCTGATCGTCGCGCAGAACTCGTTCGCGTTCTTCGCGGCCTGGGAAATCCTCACCCTCGGCTCCTATTTCCTGATCCTGAGGGGAAAGAAATCCGAGCCGCATGCGCTCTCCTACGTCGTCTTTTCGCTCGGCGGCGCCTTTGCGATCCTCGCCGGCTTTGCGCTCGCGGCACAGGGCGTCCAGCCCTTCGCGCTCGCAAATCTTGCGGACGTCTCGGCGACCTTTGCGCCCTACGTCTTCATCCTCCTTGCCGCCGGCTTCATGACCAAGACGGCGGCCATCGGGCTCCATATCTGGCTACCGGGCGCGCATGCCGAGGCCGAGACGGACGTCTCGCCGATGGTTTCCGGCATCCTGTTGAAGGCCGGGCTCTACGGCTTCTTCATTCTCCTGATGACCATGGGCAAGACGGAGTTCTACGGCGTCGAACTGACCTATGTGCTGCTGTGGATCGGCGCGCTGTCGGCGCTGCTCGGCAATCTGATGGCGATCTTCCAGGAGGACGCCAAGCGGCTGCTTGCCTATTCCTCCATCGGCCAGATGGGCTATGCGCTCTTCGGCCTTGCGCTGATGAACCATCTCGGCTGGCTGATGGCGCTGATGTTCGTCATCAACCACTATGTCTACAAGTCGATGCTGTTCCTGTCCGTCGGCGGCATCGCCAAACGCACCGGCACCAAGCTGATGTACCGGATGGGCGGGCTCATCACCCTGATGCCGCTCTCCTTCATCGCCGTTCTCGTCGGCATCATCGCCATGTCCGGCGTGCCGCCGCTCTCCGGCTTCGGCGGCAGGTGGATCTTCTACAACGCCATCATGAGTTCCGACGACCGGCTGCCGATGGTCGTCATCTTCCTCTCCGGCCCGATCGCCTTCCTCTACCTCTTCCGGCTGATCCACACGATCTTCCTCGGCCAGCTCAAGGACGAGCACCGGCGCCTGAAGGAGGCTCCGTTCTGGATCATCCTGCCGCAGATGCTGTTCGTGGCTTTTCTCATCGGCTTTGCGATCTTCCCGGGCCTGGCGCTGCGCCGCGTCGATGCCTATCTCGGCACGTTTTTCCCCAACCACGGCCTTGCCTGGGAGGGCCTGACGATCACCAGCGAGTACGGCTACTGGAGCCCGGTCTCCATCATGATCGTCGTCGCCGCCATCTTCGTCGTGCTCCTTGCCTGGCTCGTCTTCCTCAACCACAAGGCCCAGAAGGTGAAGCAGTTCAACATCGTCTTTGCGGCGGAACGACCCTATCGCCCCGAAACCACCCATTTCGCCTGGAATTTCTTTGCGCCCTACCGCAAGGCGATGGGCTTTCTGACCGAGCCGCTGGTCACCCGCTTCTGGGGCGGCATCACCGGCACGCTGCACGGCACGGCGGAGCTGACCCGGCGGTTCTATACCGGTGACGGTCAGGTCTACGCCTTCCACTTCGTCGGCTTCGTCGTCATCGTCTACCTGCTCTCCATGGGGGTGCGGCCATGA
- a CDS encoding FAD-dependent oxidoreductase gives MTVQDVLSPFTAWKNLFRDPVTVRDPLTERPGAARYRGFHKNDVAECIGCGTCEAICQNAAIDMVPVEGIETKEGDSGLRPQIDYGRCCWCALCVDVCMTGSLTMSNEYTWIDSDPDAFRFVPGVDHKSWDDADLGYHRPDGHRLTPPERIVMREMDPERRIGNFEEIVDGYSVDEARAEAERCVACGLCVATCPAHMSIPDYIATIREGDYEAGLKLLYETNPFSQVCGRVCTHKCETVCAVHHEGDPIAIRWLKRHVTDHVDRDRFVDIIGRPAGETGHKVAIVGAGPAGLTAAFDLARMGHAVTVFEARKHPGGMTRYGIPEYRLPYDALDADVDVIRAMGVTIECDTPIGDKVTMATLEKDFDTVLVAIGLHLGRSTRIPGSDRPKVAKAVDLLRAITDGETIDVPKTAVVIGGGNVAMDIARSLARLQKQTYGEVGMTVTALEDFSHFLADPEEVKESFEEGIEIFDARGPQEVLVDEAGNVTGLKTWKVVSIFDDKGRFAPTYDEGDERIHAGEMVIEAIGQAADVALLGEDLTEKLEWNRGRIAVDADGRTSEPWLWAAGDCVNGPDVVHAVADGHRVAASMDAVLKAKELS, from the coding sequence ATGACCGTTCAGGACGTCCTTTCCCCCTTCACCGCCTGGAAGAACCTCTTTCGCGATCCGGTCACCGTGCGCGATCCCCTGACCGAGCGGCCGGGGGCGGCGCGCTATCGCGGCTTTCACAAGAACGACGTTGCGGAGTGCATCGGCTGCGGCACCTGCGAGGCGATCTGCCAGAACGCGGCCATCGACATGGTGCCGGTCGAGGGCATCGAGACGAAAGAGGGCGATTCCGGCCTCAGGCCGCAGATCGACTATGGCCGCTGCTGCTGGTGCGCGCTCTGTGTCGACGTCTGCATGACCGGCTCGCTGACCATGTCGAACGAATATACCTGGATCGACAGCGACCCGGACGCGTTCCGCTTCGTCCCGGGCGTGGACCACAAGTCCTGGGACGACGCAGACCTCGGTTATCACCGGCCGGACGGCCATCGGCTGACGCCGCCGGAGCGCATCGTCATGCGCGAGATGGACCCGGAGCGGCGGATCGGGAACTTCGAGGAGATCGTCGACGGCTATTCGGTAGATGAGGCACGGGCGGAGGCGGAGCGCTGCGTCGCCTGCGGGCTCTGCGTTGCCACCTGCCCGGCGCACATGTCGATCCCGGACTATATCGCCACCATCCGCGAGGGCGACTACGAGGCGGGGCTGAAGCTTCTTTACGAGACCAACCCGTTCAGCCAGGTCTGCGGCCGGGTCTGCACCCACAAATGCGAGACCGTCTGCGCCGTCCACCACGAGGGCGATCCGATCGCCATCCGCTGGCTGAAGCGCCACGTCACCGACCACGTCGACCGCGACCGCTTTGTGGACATCATCGGCCGGCCGGCGGGCGAGACCGGCCACAAGGTGGCCATCGTCGGCGCCGGCCCGGCGGGGCTCACGGCGGCCTTCGACCTTGCCCGCATGGGTCATGCGGTCACCGTCTTCGAAGCGCGCAAGCACCCCGGCGGCATGACCCGCTACGGCATCCCGGAATACCGGCTGCCCTATGACGCGCTCGATGCCGATGTGGATGTGATCCGGGCGATGGGCGTTACGATCGAATGCGACACGCCGATCGGCGACAAGGTCACGATGGCGACGCTTGAAAAGGACTTCGACACGGTGCTCGTCGCCATCGGCCTCCATCTCGGCCGTTCGACCCGCATTCCGGGCTCCGACCGTCCGAAGGTCGCCAAGGCCGTCGACCTCCTGCGCGCCATCACCGACGGCGAGACCATCGACGTGCCGAAGACCGCCGTCGTCATCGGCGGCGGCAACGTCGCCATGGACATCGCCCGCAGCCTCGCCCGGCTGCAGAAGCAGACCTATGGCGAAGTCGGCATGACGGTGACGGCGCTGGAGGACTTTTCGCACTTCCTCGCCGATCCGGAGGAGGTGAAGGAATCCTTCGAAGAGGGGATCGAGATTTTTGACGCCCGCGGCCCGCAAGAGGTGCTGGTCGACGAGGCCGGCAACGTCACGGGCCTGAAGACCTGGAAGGTCGTTTCCATCTTCGACGACAAGGGCCGCTTCGCACCGACCTATGACGAGGGCGACGAGCGCATCCACGCTGGCGAGATGGTGATCGAGGCCATCGGCCAGGCGGCGGACGTCGCGCTCCTCGGCGAAGACCTCACCGAAAAGCTGGAATGGAACCGCGGCCGCATCGCCGTCGATGCCGACGGGCGGACCTCCGAGCCGTGGCTGTGGGCCGCCGGCGACTGCGTCAACGGCCCGGACGTCGTCCACGCCGTTGCCGACGGCCACCGGGTGGCGGCGAGCATGGATGCGGTCCTCAAGGCAAAGGAGCTGTCGTGA
- a CDS encoding NuoB/complex I 20 kDa subunit family protein codes for MEAFVKPGEKNRLKERPERPAKEELQPRVVTTPDGQEITVEPLKDYYCEAPPKVHPPAYFKIVEDLFNWARAESIWILGFGTGCGAIEMRPLMTPRFDAYRYGIQWRPTPRQANLFVISGYLSVKTLKRAIRSYEQMQNPKYVVGLGSCTINGGMYWDSYNTIKRLDRYLPVDLYITGCMPRPEALLAGFLELKKIIKAGKGEGANRYAENFAWYKANQKQVIHDWDMPDYSW; via the coding sequence ATGGAAGCCTTCGTCAAACCGGGCGAGAAGAACCGCCTGAAGGAGCGGCCCGAGCGGCCCGCCAAGGAAGAGCTGCAGCCGCGTGTGGTGACGACGCCGGACGGCCAGGAGATCACCGTCGAGCCGCTGAAGGACTACTATTGCGAGGCGCCGCCGAAGGTCCATCCGCCGGCCTATTTCAAGATCGTTGAAGACCTCTTCAACTGGGCGCGGGCGGAATCCATCTGGATCCTCGGCTTCGGCACCGGCTGCGGGGCCATCGAGATGCGGCCGCTGATGACGCCGCGCTTCGATGCCTATCGCTACGGCATCCAGTGGCGGCCGACGCCGCGCCAGGCCAACCTCTTCGTCATCTCCGGCTATCTCTCGGTGAAGACCCTGAAGCGCGCGATCCGCTCCTACGAGCAGATGCAGAACCCGAAATACGTCGTTGGCCTCGGCTCCTGCACCATCAATGGCGGCATGTACTGGGACAGCTACAACACCATCAAGCGGCTCGACCGCTACCTGCCGGTCGACCTCTACATCACCGGCTGCATGCCGCGGCCGGAGGCGCTGCTCGCCGGCTTCCTGGAATTGAAGAAGATCATCAAGGCCGGCAAGGGCGAGGGCGCCAACCGCTATGCGGAGAACTTCGCCTGGTACAAGGCCAACCAGAAGCAGGTGATCCACGACTGGGACATGCCGGACTATAGCTGGTAA
- a CDS encoding ferritin family protein gives MPEGRGYQRLKPLTNLKDILDVATEFERTARDFYKDLVPKVSKNIRYLVEELAEEEQEHFDLFADLAKRDDLGDLVRQEIERPASDRKFSDCVHLPDLGEKPDDQAVLQYALMREHAAMEQYTVLADRTPPGPVHDLFRFLANEETKHKNELEAIYYEIVHSGGV, from the coding sequence ATGCCGGAAGGACGCGGCTACCAGCGGCTGAAGCCGCTCACCAACCTCAAGGACATCCTCGACGTGGCGACGGAGTTCGAGCGCACGGCGCGGGATTTCTACAAGGACCTCGTTCCGAAGGTCTCCAAGAACATCCGCTATCTGGTGGAGGAACTGGCCGAAGAGGAGCAGGAGCATTTTGATCTCTTTGCGGACCTCGCCAAACGCGACGACCTCGGCGACCTCGTCAGGCAAGAGATCGAGCGGCCGGCGAGCGACCGGAAATTCTCCGACTGCGTGCACCTTCCCGACCTCGGCGAGAAGCCGGACGACCAGGCGGTGCTGCAATACGCGCTCATGCGCGAGCATGCGGCGATGGAGCAGTACACGGTGCTGGCGGACCGCACGCCGCCGGGGCCGGTGCACGACCTTTTCCGGTTCCTCGCCAACGAAGAGACCAAGCACAAGAACGAGCTTGAGGCGATCTATTACGAGATCGTCCACAGCGGCGGGGTGTGA
- a CDS encoding respiratory chain complex I subunit 1 family protein has product MTFEWMKIPFALLTLFIVVNYGLLLTALMQKIAARVGGRHGIPIYQNYIDLLKNYALRSAITHGFMFYLGPVFRLTGGVGLLLFVPIIYGSPMFSNMSFAGDLILALYFIFFGSLGMALGAGESGHPYSAIGVTRGLSQVTMAELPLALAVFAVAVQYQTLSITEIVAAQQGGFLHWTLFTNPLAVIAAMLSFLGSMMRPPFDVVLAPQEIPIGPPTEYHSAYLALMQTNRVIFPIAKIVIFMNLFFGGASNWPVFFVKVFAIYMVSVLVGVVFPRFRVEQSIRWFMVWAVPIGIAAILIV; this is encoded by the coding sequence ATGACCTTCGAATGGATGAAGATCCCCTTCGCCCTCCTGACGCTCTTCATCGTCGTCAATTACGGGCTGCTCTTGACCGCCTTGATGCAGAAGATCGCGGCCCGGGTCGGCGGGCGCCACGGCATCCCGATCTACCAGAACTACATCGACCTTCTGAAGAACTACGCGCTGAGGAGCGCCATCACCCACGGCTTCATGTTCTATCTCGGCCCGGTGTTCCGGCTGACCGGCGGCGTCGGCCTGCTTCTCTTCGTGCCGATCATCTACGGCTCGCCGATGTTCTCCAACATGTCGTTCGCCGGCGATCTGATCCTTGCGCTCTATTTCATCTTCTTCGGCTCGCTCGGCATGGCGCTCGGCGCCGGCGAGAGCGGCCATCCCTATTCGGCGATCGGCGTCACCAGAGGCCTCTCGCAAGTCACCATGGCCGAACTGCCGCTGGCACTCGCGGTCTTTGCCGTTGCCGTTCAGTACCAGACGCTGTCGATCACCGAGATCGTCGCGGCCCAGCAGGGCGGGTTCCTGCACTGGACGCTCTTCACCAATCCGCTGGCGGTGATCGCCGCCATGCTCTCCTTCCTCGGCTCCATGATGCGCCCGCCCTTCGACGTGGTGCTGGCGCCGCAGGAAATCCCGATCGGGCCGCCGACCGAATACCACTCGGCCTATCTGGCGCTGATGCAGACCAACCGGGTGATCTTCCCGATCGCCAAGATCGTCATCTTCATGAACCTCTTTTTCGGCGGCGCGTCGAACTGGCCGGTCTTCTTCGTCAAGGTCTTCGCGATCTACATGGTCTCGGTGCTGGTCGGCGTCGTCTTTCCGCGCTTCCGGGTCGAGCAGTCGATCCGCTGGTTCATGGTCTGGGCCGTGCCGATCGGCATCGCCGCCATTCTCATCGTCTGA